The Propionispora vibrioides genome window below encodes:
- a CDS encoding MinD/ParA family protein translates to MRDQAEKLRKIVQQSRFANHTPLPAKNRAKTRVIAVTSGKGGVGKTNFTVNLALALAGLDQKVVLLDADLGMANVDVVLGCPATYNLLNLVEDRIHIEDVTVNGPRGIRFLSGGSGVYELANMNSVQIQHTLSQLSTLEDWADIILVDTGAGIGRNVLDFVIAADEVIIITTPEPTAMTDAYAMMKVYAGQRGSSPLRLVVNRVLDSQEGRDVTERLNTVATRFLGLQLHSLGMVYEDTNMRQAVKFQTPVLLAYPDSVASQCIESIARKLLYTGSPSVLTGIRGFFNRIFDII, encoded by the coding sequence ATGCGGGATCAAGCAGAAAAATTAAGAAAGATTGTTCAGCAGTCCCGTTTTGCCAATCACACGCCTTTGCCGGCCAAAAACCGGGCTAAGACCCGTGTCATTGCTGTGACAAGCGGTAAAGGCGGTGTGGGGAAAACGAATTTTACCGTAAACCTGGCCTTGGCATTAGCCGGTCTGGACCAGAAGGTTGTTTTGCTGGACGCCGACCTGGGGATGGCCAACGTAGATGTGGTGTTGGGCTGTCCGGCCACTTACAATTTGCTGAACCTGGTCGAAGACCGTATTCATATTGAAGATGTCACGGTAAATGGACCGCGAGGCATACGCTTCCTTTCCGGCGGATCGGGAGTATATGAACTGGCTAACATGAATTCCGTTCAAATACAGCATACTCTCAGTCAACTCAGTACCCTGGAAGATTGGGCAGACATCATTTTAGTTGACACAGGCGCAGGTATCGGTCGTAATGTGCTTGACTTTGTCATTGCAGCCGATGAAGTGATTATTATTACGACGCCTGAACCGACGGCGATGACCGATGCTTATGCAATGATGAAGGTGTATGCCGGACAGCGGGGGAGTTCGCCGTTGCGGCTGGTGGTGAACAGGGTGCTCGATTCACAGGAGGGACGGGATGTGACGGAGCGGCTAAATACCGTGGCTACACGCTTTTTAGGACTGCAGCTTCATAGTCTGGGTATGGTTTATGAAGATACCAATATGCGTCAGGCGGTAAAATTCCAAACTCCGGTGTTGCTTGCTTACCCGGATAGCGTAGCTTCCCAATGTATTGAGAGCATTGCGCGAAAACTGCTGTATACCGGCAGTCCCAGTGTGCTGACAGGAATCAGGGGCTTTTTTAATCGAATATTTGACATTATTTGA
- the flhF gene encoding flagellar biosynthesis protein FlhF: protein MKIFTAATMQEGMAQIKSELGRDAVILHTRRLKKGGVMGFFGKEVIEITAGVEATAQAMVPVPEVKMPPARPVLTDGDSKMTAVQLELGTMRKLLEQVLHKIPLQEEKKSPVFAMLEQNDIDGQIAAELVREAAKTKFPAGIHFTEDQAVLEVLRTYLQRIEGITVLPNATKTVAFIGPTGVGKTTTIAKLAANFAIKEGYKVALITADTYRISAVEQLKTYADIIGVPIEIVYTPDELKLAIQRHQDKQLILIDTAGRSPKNQYQLGELQDLLEINPYIEVHLVLSMTTKYKEALDIVHNFSGCSPQKFLFTKLDEARNIGTMLNLLYQFPVTLSYVATGQNVPDDIELADPGKLMNLILKE, encoded by the coding sequence GTGAAAATTTTTACTGCTGCCACCATGCAGGAAGGTATGGCACAAATTAAAAGTGAATTAGGCCGTGATGCCGTCATTCTTCACACCCGCCGGTTGAAAAAGGGCGGAGTGATGGGTTTTTTCGGCAAGGAAGTGATTGAAATTACCGCCGGGGTGGAAGCAACGGCACAGGCAATGGTTCCGGTGCCGGAAGTCAAAATGCCTCCGGCCAGACCTGTCCTCACTGACGGTGATTCTAAAATGACGGCGGTACAATTGGAACTCGGTACGATGCGTAAGCTCTTGGAACAGGTTTTGCATAAGATTCCGCTCCAGGAAGAAAAAAAATCGCCCGTCTTTGCCATGCTGGAGCAAAACGACATTGATGGACAGATTGCAGCCGAACTGGTCAGGGAAGCTGCCAAGACGAAATTTCCGGCGGGCATACATTTTACGGAGGATCAGGCTGTCCTGGAAGTTCTGCGCACTTATCTGCAACGGATTGAAGGAATTACAGTCCTGCCGAATGCAACAAAGACGGTAGCCTTTATCGGGCCGACCGGTGTGGGAAAGACGACCACCATCGCCAAACTGGCTGCCAATTTTGCCATTAAGGAAGGATATAAGGTAGCGCTGATTACGGCTGATACCTACCGGATTTCAGCGGTTGAACAATTAAAAACCTACGCCGATATTATCGGCGTTCCTATCGAAATTGTCTATACCCCCGACGAACTGAAGCTGGCTATTCAGCGGCATCAGGACAAGCAGCTGATTCTTATCGATACGGCGGGCCGCAGCCCCAAAAACCAGTACCAGTTGGGTGAACTGCAGGATTTGCTGGAAATTAATCCTTATATCGAAGTGCATCTGGTATTAAGTATGACTACGAAATATAAAGAGGCGTTGGATATTGTTCATAACTTTTCCGGCTGTTCACCTCAAAAATTCTTATTCACCAAACTTGACGAAGCCAGGAATATCGGTACCATGCTCAATTTACTATATCAGTTTCCGGTCACCCTTTCCTATGTGGCTACCGGCCAAAATGTTCCCGATGATATTGAACTGGCCGATCCCGGTAAGTTAATGAATTTAATACTGAAGGAGTAA
- the flhA gene encoding flagellar biosynthesis protein FlhA, which yields MVAQTSPFAKILKYSDILVAVALITIVIMMIIPLPTLILDLLLSLNITLGLVIVMVAVYTVNPLEFSVFPSLLLITTLFRLALNVSSTRLILLDGYAGDVILAFGNFVVGGNAVIGFIIFVVLIIIQFIVITRGAERVAEVAARFTLDAMPGKQMSIDADLNAGLISDADARQRRKNIQQEADFYGAMDGASKFVKGDAIAAIIIIIINIVGGFVIGMWQRNMEILQALQSYTLLTVGEGLVNQIPALLISTATGIVVTRAASESNLGHDLASQIFANSRVFFIVSVVLLLLGFVPGLPGIPFLSLGIILFFIGYTLHKNVRSVAQQEIDNQEEKEKEEVRKPENIVSLLQVDPMELEIGYSLIPMVDVGQGGDLLDRVVMIRRQCALEMGLVVPTIRIRDNIQLKPNVYVIKLKGIEIAKGELLLDHYMAMNPGTVFEEMTGIETVEPAFGLPALWIQEANREQAELAGYTVVDPVSVLATHLTEVIKTFAAEILGRQETQTLLDGVKQHNAALVDELTPNLLSVGDIQKVLANLLRERISIRDMVTILSTLCDYAALSKDVELLSEYVRHALARQISRQYAPNDTLACLTIDPQLENKISSSVQRTERGSFVALDPNTMQVLIRNLNTELQKLTNMGYQPLILASPAVRLYFRKLTERVAPTLTVLSYAELEPKVEVQALGMVKV from the coding sequence TTGGTTGCACAAACATCTCCGTTTGCCAAAATACTAAAATATAGCGATATCCTTGTAGCTGTGGCATTAATCACAATTGTTATTATGATGATTATTCCGCTGCCGACCCTGATTTTGGACTTATTATTATCTTTGAATATTACCTTGGGTCTAGTGATTGTCATGGTGGCGGTGTATACGGTCAATCCTCTGGAATTTTCCGTATTTCCTTCTTTGCTGTTAATTACCACCCTGTTCCGGTTAGCCTTGAACGTGTCTTCCACAAGATTGATTCTGCTTGACGGCTATGCCGGTGATGTGATCCTGGCGTTCGGTAACTTTGTTGTCGGCGGTAATGCCGTTATCGGGTTTATTATTTTCGTGGTGCTGATCATCATTCAGTTTATTGTTATTACCCGCGGCGCGGAGCGGGTCGCCGAAGTAGCTGCCCGGTTTACACTGGATGCCATGCCCGGTAAGCAGATGAGCATTGACGCCGATTTGAATGCCGGTTTGATCAGTGATGCCGATGCCAGACAGCGCCGCAAGAACATTCAGCAGGAAGCCGATTTTTATGGCGCCATGGATGGAGCCAGTAAATTTGTTAAAGGGGACGCCATTGCCGCTATCATTATTATTATCATCAATATCGTCGGCGGTTTTGTCATTGGCATGTGGCAACGGAATATGGAAATCCTCCAGGCGCTACAAAGCTATACGCTGCTGACTGTGGGGGAAGGCTTGGTCAACCAGATACCGGCCCTCTTAATATCGACGGCTACCGGTATTGTCGTGACGCGGGCCGCGTCCGAGTCGAACCTGGGGCATGATCTTGCCAGCCAGATTTTTGCTAATTCACGCGTCTTCTTTATTGTCTCCGTAGTATTGCTGCTACTGGGCTTTGTTCCGGGGCTGCCGGGCATACCGTTTTTATCGCTCGGCATTATTCTATTCTTTATTGGTTATACATTGCATAAAAATGTTAGATCGGTTGCGCAACAAGAGATTGATAATCAGGAAGAAAAAGAAAAAGAAGAGGTCCGCAAACCGGAAAATATCGTTTCGCTCCTGCAGGTTGATCCAATGGAGCTGGAGATTGGCTACAGTCTAATTCCCATGGTAGATGTAGGGCAGGGCGGTGATTTGTTGGACCGGGTTGTCATGATCCGGCGCCAGTGCGCTCTGGAAATGGGCCTGGTTGTCCCTACCATCCGTATTCGCGATAATATCCAGCTCAAGCCCAATGTGTATGTAATTAAGCTGAAGGGCATTGAAATTGCTAAAGGCGAGCTTTTGTTAGATCATTATATGGCGATGAATCCAGGAACCGTCTTTGAGGAAATGACCGGCATTGAGACAGTGGAACCTGCTTTTGGCCTGCCGGCGCTCTGGATTCAGGAGGCCAACCGGGAGCAGGCGGAATTGGCCGGTTATACCGTGGTCGATCCGGTTTCTGTTTTGGCCACTCATTTGACTGAAGTGATTAAAACCTTTGCGGCGGAAATATTGGGTCGTCAGGAGACGCAGACGCTGCTTGACGGGGTAAAACAGCATAACGCTGCATTGGTTGATGAACTTACGCCGAATTTACTGTCAGTTGGTGATATACAAAAAGTTCTGGCCAATTTGTTGAGGGAACGGATTTCCATTCGGGATATGGTAACTATTTTGTCTACTTTGTGCGATTACGCAGCCTTAAGCAAGGATGTCGAACTGTTATCGGAATATGTGCGGCATGCACTGGCCCGGCAAATTTCCCGGCAATATGCTCCCAATGACACGCTGGCCTGTTTGACGATTGATCCTCAGTTGGAAAATAAAATTTCATCTTCCGTACAGCGTACCGAGCGTGGCTCCTTTGTGGCGCTGGATCCTAATACCATGCAAGTGTTGATCAGAAATTTGAATACTGAACTGCAAAAATTAACGAATATGGGCTATCAGCCGCTTATTCTGGCTAGCCCGGCGGTCAGATTGTATTTCCGCAAATTGACGGAGCGGGTTGCACCGACACTGACAGTACTTTCTTATGCGGAATTAGAACCTAAAGTGGAAGTTCAGGCGTTAGGGATGGTGAAAGTATAA
- the flhB gene encoding flagellar biosynthesis protein FlhB — MECTATCITCYPSLDDGQPGYKLKQLDLQLFNEEKTEDPTAKRQQESREKGQVAKSMEVNSVFVVMAAFLALKGFGSYMYSELTRFMVLLFSYGNADFTINSIHHLFIEASIVFIKVCFPIMFVVLITALAVNFLQVGFLFSLEPLIPSFDKLNFNPAKALQKMFSKRSLAELVKSCIKIAIVGYFIYRFAVQETMQVPKLVSVDLFDSLQFIASLVLNLVYQISAVMIILAALDYFYQGWEHKNSLKMTKQEVKEEFKQVEGNPAIKSKIRERQRAMAMRRMMQEVPKADVVVTNPTHFAVALKYDKSMPAPTVVAKGQDLIAQRIKEIAKEHRVVIVENKPLARTLFASAEVGQIIPQDLYQAVAEVLAYVFRLKKRLS; from the coding sequence ATGGAATGTACAGCGACATGTATCACCTGCTATCCAAGCTTAGATGACGGACAGCCGGGTTATAAGCTGAAACAGCTGGATTTACAGCTTTTCAATGAAGAGAAGACCGAAGATCCGACCGCCAAAAGACAGCAGGAATCGAGGGAAAAGGGTCAAGTTGCCAAGAGTATGGAAGTTAATTCCGTCTTTGTGGTGATGGCCGCCTTCTTGGCTCTTAAGGGTTTTGGCTCTTATATGTACAGTGAACTAACCCGTTTTATGGTATTGCTTTTTTCCTATGGAAATGCTGATTTTACGATAAACAGCATTCATCATTTGTTTATTGAAGCCAGTATTGTCTTTATTAAGGTCTGTTTCCCCATTATGTTTGTTGTGCTGATTACGGCATTAGCGGTGAATTTTCTCCAGGTCGGGTTTCTCTTTTCGCTGGAGCCGCTGATCCCTTCCTTCGATAAATTGAACTTTAACCCGGCAAAGGCTCTGCAAAAGATGTTTTCCAAACGTTCTCTGGCTGAATTGGTAAAGTCATGCATCAAAATTGCCATTGTCGGCTATTTTATTTATCGCTTTGCCGTCCAAGAGACCATGCAGGTGCCTAAACTGGTCAGTGTTGACTTGTTTGATTCCTTGCAATTTATTGCTTCCCTGGTTTTGAATTTAGTTTATCAAATTTCTGCTGTTATGATTATTCTGGCGGCTCTGGATTACTTCTATCAAGGCTGGGAGCATAAGAATAGTCTGAAAATGACCAAGCAGGAAGTCAAGGAAGAATTCAAACAGGTGGAAGGTAATCCGGCGATCAAAAGTAAAATACGGGAGCGACAGCGGGCGATGGCGATGCGTCGGATGATGCAGGAGGTGCCGAAGGCTGATGTCGTGGTTACCAACCCGACTCATTTCGCGGTTGCCCTGAAATATGATAAGTCAATGCCTGCTCCTACGGTGGTGGCTAAAGGGCAGGATTTGATCGCCCAGCGGATTAAGGAAATCGCCAAGGAGCATCGCGTGGTTATTGTGGAAAACAAACCGCTGGCGCGGACCTTGTTCGCCAGCGCTGAAGTTGGGCAGATCATTCCCCAGGACCTGTATCAGGCTGTTGCCGAAGTGCTGGCCTATGTGTTCCGTTTGAAAAAACGTCTTTCTTAG
- the fliR gene encoding flagellar biosynthetic protein FliR has product MDIFSMMENQVGVFLLIFTRMSGICVAAPIFGSRNLPAYAKAGLSLALTYVIFPLVFQADMHIPAQIPPYVFLVFKEFIVGLLIGFVCSMVFHAVQMTGNLLDMQIGFGIVNTIDPMSGQQIPLVGNFKYILALLTFLSVNGHHVLLSALFSSFRMVPLTQVQLQPQLAGIFVDLVSNMFILAFKISLPVLVAIILTDVALGILARTMPQMNIFVVGIPGKIIIGIFALSLALPFYILFLEVAFNGMYSDMYHLLSKLR; this is encoded by the coding sequence TTGGACATATTCTCCATGATGGAAAATCAGGTCGGGGTATTTTTGTTGATCTTTACCCGGATGAGTGGAATTTGTGTGGCGGCTCCTATCTTTGGCAGCCGGAATCTTCCAGCTTATGCGAAGGCCGGTCTGTCTCTGGCGTTGACCTATGTTATTTTTCCACTGGTCTTTCAGGCTGATATGCATATCCCGGCACAAATACCGCCTTATGTATTTCTTGTTTTTAAAGAATTTATTGTTGGCTTGCTGATTGGCTTTGTCTGTTCTATGGTGTTTCACGCCGTGCAGATGACAGGCAATCTGCTGGATATGCAGATTGGTTTTGGTATTGTCAATACAATTGATCCCATGTCAGGACAACAAATTCCCCTCGTCGGGAATTTTAAATATATTTTAGCGCTGCTTACATTTTTGTCCGTGAACGGACATCATGTGCTGTTATCGGCTCTTTTTTCCAGCTTCCGGATGGTTCCGCTAACCCAGGTGCAGCTACAGCCGCAGTTAGCCGGAATCTTTGTTGATCTGGTCAGCAATATGTTTATCCTGGCTTTTAAAATTAGTTTGCCCGTTCTGGTTGCCATAATTTTGACCGATGTGGCGCTGGGGATACTGGCGCGAACGATGCCGCAGATGAATATTTTTGTCGTAGGTATACCGGGTAAGATTATTATCGGCATTTTTGCCTTATCGTTAGCCTTGCCTTTTTATATTCTTTTTTTGGAAGTGGCATTTAATGGAATGTACAGCGACATGTATCACCTGCTATCCAAGCTTAGATGA
- the fliQ gene encoding flagellar biosynthesis protein FliQ, with amino-acid sequence MSSDLTIQIGRDALYMVMLISAPMLGLGLLVGVMVSIFQATTQIQEQTLAFIPKIIAVFIAILVFGPWMLSLLVDYTREIFLSMPTMIH; translated from the coding sequence ATGTCAAGCGATTTAACAATACAGATAGGCCGGGATGCACTTTACATGGTGATGCTGATTTCCGCGCCGATGCTGGGCTTGGGCCTTTTGGTGGGAGTTATGGTCAGTATCTTTCAGGCGACCACACAGATTCAGGAGCAGACGCTGGCGTTTATTCCGAAAATCATTGCCGTATTTATCGCGATTTTGGTTTTTGGTCCCTGGATGCTTAGCTTGCTGGTAGATTATACACGGGAAATTTTTCTCAGCATGCCGACCATGATTCATTGA
- the fliP gene encoding flagellar type III secretion system pore protein FliP (The bacterial flagellar biogenesis protein FliP forms a type III secretion system (T3SS)-type pore required for flagellar assembly.) yields the protein MVIVALLLITGVCSQTAEAAPLVPFPSVNIGVNSAENPQDTALSLQLLFMLTVLSIAPSILIMMTSFTRIIVVLSFLRSALATQQMPPNQILVGLALFLTFYTMSPYVDQMNKNALQPYLAGSITQETAMTEAMKPMREFMFKQTRENDLALFVNLAESERPNSPEDVPTMTLIPAFIISELKTAFQIGFLLYIPFIVIDMVVASTLMAMGMMMVPPAMISLPFKILLFILVDGWHLIIHSLITSFR from the coding sequence ATTGTTATAGTTGCGCTCCTGCTTATAACCGGAGTATGTTCTCAAACCGCGGAAGCGGCGCCGTTAGTGCCGTTTCCCAGTGTTAATATCGGTGTGAATTCGGCGGAAAATCCACAGGATACGGCGCTGAGTCTGCAGCTCTTGTTCATGCTGACGGTATTGTCGATAGCACCTTCCATCCTGATTATGATGACATCTTTTACCCGGATTATTGTGGTGTTGTCTTTTTTAAGAAGCGCCCTGGCAACACAGCAGATGCCGCCTAATCAGATACTTGTTGGGTTGGCCTTGTTTCTGACCTTTTACACCATGTCGCCTTATGTGGATCAGATGAATAAAAATGCTTTGCAGCCTTATCTGGCGGGAAGCATCACACAGGAAACCGCCATGACCGAGGCGATGAAGCCGATGCGCGAGTTCATGTTCAAACAAACAAGAGAAAATGATTTAGCGCTTTTTGTCAACCTGGCGGAAAGTGAACGGCCCAACTCACCGGAGGATGTGCCGACGATGACTTTGATTCCGGCTTTTATCATCAGTGAACTTAAAACAGCCTTTCAAATTGGCTTTTTGCTGTATATTCCCTTCATTGTCATTGATATGGTGGTGGCAAGTACTTTGATGGCCATGGGGATGATGATGGTGCCGCCGGCGATGATTTCCTTGCCGTTTAAGATTTTATTGTTTATATTGGTTGACGGGTGGCATTTGATTATTCATTCACTCATTACCAGCTTTAGATAG
- the fliO gene encoding flagellar biosynthetic protein FliO has translation MIRKVIACLLLLSAVFLPLQILAQETTGTYLQYQEPKAPEISWLSSIAYIFSLLVTFGVILFLAYLASRFLGQKMGSLSAVNGGRILSSIPLGANRAVQVVEIAGKVLVLGVTDHTIVLLQEITDETEIARLKDRPAATVQPQFATLFERHLTSLQNIAQKFPGILDSRQENDRRKR, from the coding sequence ATGATAAGGAAAGTAATTGCTTGTTTGTTGCTGCTTAGTGCGGTTTTTCTGCCCTTACAGATTCTGGCTCAGGAGACGACCGGTACATATTTGCAGTACCAGGAGCCTAAAGCTCCGGAAATCTCCTGGCTGTCTTCTATCGCTTATATCTTTTCCTTGCTGGTTACCTTTGGGGTTATTTTGTTTTTGGCGTATCTTGCATCACGCTTCCTGGGTCAAAAAATGGGAAGCTTGTCGGCAGTCAATGGCGGGCGGATACTAAGCTCTATTCCTTTGGGTGCCAACCGCGCCGTACAGGTGGTTGAAATTGCCGGGAAAGTGCTTGTATTGGGTGTAACTGACCATACGATTGTGTTATTGCAGGAAATTACGGATGAAACGGAAATTGCCAGGCTTAAGGATAGACCGGCGGCCACGGTACAGCCCCAATTCGCCACTTTATTTGAAAGACACCTTACTTCCCTACAGAATATAGCACAAAAGTTTCCCGGAATACTTGATTCACGGCAGGAAAATGATCGTAGGAAGAGGTAA
- a CDS encoding response regulator: MATKILVVDDAAFMRMMIKDILSKNGYEVVGEAENGLKAVEKWQELHPDLTTMDITMPEMDGISAVKEIKKIDPGAKIIMCSAMGQQAMVIEAIQSGARDFIVKPFQPDRVLEAVRKAVG; encoded by the coding sequence ATGGCAACAAAGATATTAGTGGTAGATGACGCAGCATTTATGAGAATGATGATTAAAGATATTTTATCGAAAAATGGTTATGAAGTTGTGGGGGAAGCAGAAAACGGCCTGAAGGCTGTGGAAAAGTGGCAGGAATTGCATCCCGATCTTACGACAATGGATATTACCATGCCTGAAATGGACGGGATCAGCGCGGTGAAGGAAATTAAAAAAATAGACCCCGGTGCCAAAATTATCATGTGCAGTGCCATGGGGCAGCAGGCCATGGTTATTGAAGCCATTCAATCAGGCGCCCGGGACTTTATTGTAAAGCCTTTCCAGCCGGACCGGGTATTAGAGGCAGTCAGAAAAGCAGTTGGCTAA
- the fliY gene encoding flagellar motor switch phosphatase FliY: protein MNDGFLSQEEIDALLKGGDTPSSPPATQAAQAELTDIEKDALGEIGNISMGSAATSLSILLGRRVSITTPKVSISTLEEIQNQYPLPYLVIEVGYTQGINGTNLLAVRENDSLIIADLMMGNDGTNPPGELSELYMSAVGEAMNQMMGSVATSMSTIFKKKIDISPPVVNLVDFATSKDISTMAAKSESVVRVAFRMEVENLIDSEIMQILPVDVAKEMVDSLMNVVQAESAAPPAPAKPAPQSAPAMAATAPQSQPAAAYAQQAAAAVAMAPKQAVASNVTVQPVQFAPLVQPSLTVGETNIGLLLDVPLQVTVELGRTRKLIREILELTPGAVIELDKLAGEPVDILANGKLIAKGEVVVIDENFGVRITDIISPLERAVNLQ from the coding sequence ATGAATGATGGCTTTCTGTCTCAGGAAGAAATTGACGCTTTGCTAAAAGGCGGCGATACGCCTTCATCTCCTCCGGCAACGCAAGCGGCACAGGCGGAGCTAACGGATATCGAAAAAGATGCTCTTGGTGAAATCGGCAACATATCGATGGGCAGTGCGGCAACTTCTTTGTCTATTTTATTGGGGCGGCGCGTATCCATCACTACGCCGAAGGTATCCATTTCTACGCTGGAGGAAATACAAAATCAATATCCTTTGCCATATTTGGTGATCGAAGTCGGCTATACCCAGGGAATTAATGGAACGAACTTGCTGGCGGTGCGGGAAAATGACTCGCTTATTATTGCCGATTTGATGATGGGCAATGACGGCACCAATCCTCCCGGTGAATTAAGTGAGCTTTATATGAGCGCGGTAGGCGAGGCCATGAATCAAATGATGGGATCTGTGGCCACTTCGATGTCGACTATCTTTAAAAAGAAAATTGATATATCGCCGCCGGTGGTCAACCTGGTTGATTTTGCTACCAGCAAGGATATCAGCACGATGGCGGCAAAGTCGGAAAGTGTGGTCAGGGTTGCCTTCCGGATGGAAGTGGAAAATCTGATTGATAGTGAAATTATGCAGATTCTGCCGGTAGATGTGGCGAAAGAAATGGTGGACAGTCTGATGAATGTGGTGCAAGCCGAGTCGGCTGCGCCGCCGGCACCGGCTAAACCGGCGCCTCAGTCAGCACCAGCTATGGCTGCAACGGCACCGCAGAGTCAGCCGGCAGCGGCTTATGCCCAGCAGGCGGCAGCAGCGGTTGCCATGGCTCCTAAACAGGCTGTTGCATCCAATGTTACCGTGCAGCCGGTCCAGTTTGCTCCGTTGGTACAGCCTTCGCTGACAGTAGGAGAGACAAATATCGGTCTGCTGCTGGATGTTCCGCTGCAGGTTACGGTAGAACTGGGACGTACCCGCAAGCTGATTCGGGAAATTCTGGAACTGACGCCTGGCGCGGTGATCGAATTGGACAAGCTGGCCGGAGAGCCGGTGGATATACTGGCTAATGGCAAGCTGATTGCCAAGGGAGAAGTGGTTGTCATTGATGAGAATTTCGGGGTCCGGATTACAGACATTATCAGTCCGCTGGAGCGGGCGGTCAATTTGCAGTAA
- the fliM gene encoding flagellar motor switch protein FliM yields MAGDVLSQTEIDDLLSALSTGVVSAEDIQTEQKQKKIKVYDFKRPDKFSKDQIRTLYMLHENFARLLNTYLSTHLRTLVHIDVASVDQLTYEEFIRSLPNPSVISVFQMRPLKGNVILDINPNIVFSIIERLFGGSGQAPGKPRALTDIEEAITKRVISKALESFQEAWKQVVTIEPRLEVIETNPQFTQIVPPNDMVVIVTLQTKIGQTEGLINICIPYLVLEPIMSKLTTTFWVSSASTRQSLPEHINALQRKLERTFIPMIVELGGSTITVQELLGLTVGDVLQLDTKFEEDLLLRIGQREKFKCKPGLSGSKVAIQITEKLVEGDDNDE; encoded by the coding sequence TTGGCAGGAGATGTATTAAGCCAGACTGAGATTGACGATTTATTGTCGGCTTTGTCGACAGGCGTGGTTTCAGCAGAGGATATTCAAACAGAGCAGAAGCAGAAAAAAATAAAAGTATATGATTTTAAACGGCCGGATAAGTTTTCAAAAGACCAGATCCGCACGTTATATATGCTGCATGAAAATTTTGCCCGTCTGCTAAATACCTATCTTTCCACCCATTTGAGAACGCTGGTGCATATTGATGTAGCGTCGGTAGACCAATTGACCTATGAAGAGTTCATTCGTTCTCTGCCAAACCCCAGTGTTATTAGTGTATTTCAAATGCGCCCCTTAAAGGGCAATGTAATTTTAGATATAAATCCGAATATTGTGTTTTCCATTATTGAGCGGCTGTTTGGTGGCAGTGGACAGGCACCGGGGAAGCCGCGGGCGCTTACCGATATTGAGGAAGCTATTACCAAGCGTGTGATTAGTAAGGCGCTGGAAAGCTTTCAGGAAGCCTGGAAACAGGTGGTGACCATCGAGCCGCGTTTGGAAGTAATTGAGACCAATCCGCAGTTTACCCAAATTGTTCCACCTAATGATATGGTTGTTATTGTCACTTTGCAGACCAAAATTGGTCAGACGGAAGGACTTATCAATATCTGTATTCCCTATCTTGTTTTGGAACCGATCATGTCCAAACTGACCACTACTTTCTGGGTGTCGTCGGCATCTACCAGGCAGTCGCTGCCGGAACATATCAATGCGCTGCAGCGCAAACTGGAACGGACTTTCATCCCGATGATTGTGGAACTTGGCGGCAGTACTATTACGGTTCAGGAACTGTTAGGCCTAACTGTCGGTGACGTACTGCAGTTGGATACCAAGTTTGAAGAGGATTTGCTGCTCCGGATCGGACAGCGAGAAAAGTTCAAGTGCAAGCCCGGTCTTTCCGGCAGTAAGGTTGCTATACAAATTACTGAAAAACTAGTAGAAGGAGATGATAACGATGAATGA